CGAGCGCTTCGGCGGGGTCGTCGATCCGGCGCACCTCGCCGTTGGCTAATCGAACTGTGGGCCCCTCGATGGTGTCGACGGGGATGATCCCGTGGGCCTTGCCCGGCCGTTCGGTTTTGATCTGGGTGCCCGTCGCAAGGAAGTCGTCGACGATATGCATCGTCGCGGGGTGGATGCCGCCGGTCGCGAAGCCGTGGTTTCTCGCCCGGCCGTAGCGCAGGCGAAAGCCGCCCGGCCGTGAGGGATGTGAGAAGACGGGCCGGCCGGCGATCAGGTCCCTCAAAAACTTCGTCGCGGGTTCGACCCGCGGCGGGCCGGCGGGCTCGTCGGACTCGGGGTCGGACGCCACGTCCCCTTCCTCGGTCGATTCCCCGCCGTCCTCGTCGCTGTCGTCGCTCTCGCCGATGGTTCCGTCGATGAGGTCCTGCAGCCAGGGCCAATCGACCTCGTCGAGTTCGCGGGTGTAGCGCTGGATCTTCGGGGCCTTGAGCGCGATCCCCTCCGCGAGGACGAGGCACATCCCACCGCGCGGGTTGTTCGTGCCGACCCGTTCGAGGTCACGAAAGCCAGAGACCTCGGCGTCGCCCGTCGATTCGCCGTCGAGGAGGACGGGGCAGTTCCGGGCGATGAACTTCGTCTCCTTGTCCTTCGGGGAGTACTGCAATCCGGTGGTTTTGTCGTACAACCCCACTTCCTCGGCATAGCGCTCGATCTCGTCGTCGCGAGCCTGATACTCCGAGACGTCGAGCAGCGTCCGGGCGTAGTCGGCGACGAGGACGGACAGCGCCTGTGCGGTCCCGCCCGCCGATCTGATAGGCCCGGCATAGAAGACGCGTACACACTCGGTGCCGTCGTCGTTCTCCAACAGTTCGACGCGGTCGATCCCTTCGATGGGGGCGGCGACCACGCCCTCAGTCAGGAGCGCGACCGCGGTCCGCACGGCGCCCTCGATCTTCCCGCCTTTCGTCTCGTACTCGCCGACCCGCCCCTCGGCGAAGTCCTCGGCGAGCGCGAGTGCGGCCTCCTCGCGGCTCATCTCCTCTTCGAGTTCGCGAACCCGCTCTGCGACGCCGGGAATCCCGAGGATGTTCTCGACCCGGTCGGCCATGTCCTTCGCGACGGGGATCTCGACCTCGGGGCGAGGATCGCCACCCCGCTCACGGGCGCGCTCGGCCCGGTCGAACGCCTCGTCAAGCCGGGATTCGATCCGCTCGAAGTAGCGTTCGTCCTCCTCGTGCATCTACAGCCAGAGGTCCAAGCCGGTGGTCATGTCGGGCTCGCGGACGAGGTCGTCCTCGAACTCGCGCATGTAACACTCGCCGGCGAAGACGGTCCCGGAGTCGAGATGGCCCGCAATCGCCTGCCCGCTGGGACGCGAGAGCACCGCGTGGGTGTGTGCGAAGCGCTCGGCGTCGAGCCAGGAGATGTTACCCATACAGGCGGCGACTTCGAGGGGCTCCTCGAACGTCACGGCGTCGTAGGCCTTCTCGCGCTGGTCGTAGAAGTGGATCTCAGCGTCCTGGACCGCCCCGAGCGCGTAGAAAAAGCCCGCGTCGATCTCCGCCTCCTCGGCGAGGGTCTCTAGCTCCTCGCGCCAGTCGGCACCGGTCTCCATCCGGGCGACGAACTCCCGTTTCGTGCGGACCTCGCGGTAGTGCATGCGGGAGGGCAACGAACCCGAGCGTCAAAAAGCCTCTCTATCGGCAGTCCGGAAGCGACGCCGCGTCACTAAGTGGCATGGAGAGCCACGCCCCGTCGGCGGTGATGTCGGCGATGATAACGCGGTCCTCGCCGTCGGCGTCGTCTATCGAGGTCAGAACCTCGGTCTCGCCATCCACAGCGGACGCAGGGGTCGCTTTCGTGGACATGATATGACAATCGATAGCGTGACTTATAAACTTCTCGGAGAACGGGCGCGGATTTATCGGCCCCATCATCAATCCCATGCGCGTGCCGGTCGTCGGTGCGGGTGGTGTTCGCTCGCGGGATGACGTGGGGGGAGACCGGGGGGTACAAGACGACCGAGGTCATATTCCGGGAGCATGAAGGTCACAGACGCGATGACGCCGCGCTCGGCGCTTGTGACCGTTGAGCTGCCGGGCTCGCGCGACGATGCGCTCGAATACCTCCAGGAGCGCGAGTTCTCCTCGGTGCCGGTCATCAAAAACGAGAACGGCACCGAGACGTTCCGCGGGCTGGTCTCCCGGGAGGGGCTGATCGAGAACCCCGACGAGGACCAACTCGCGTTGCTGTTGGAGGAGGTGCCGACGACGACCGAGGAGACCTCGATCGAGGAGCTCGCGGGGCTGATGCTCAGAAAGAGCGCACGGCGCGTCCCGGTCGTCGACGGGCGCTTGGAGGGGATCGTGACGATCACCGACGTGATCCGAGCGATCGCGAACGGCGAGGTCGCCGGCGACGCCGAGATCGGCGACCTGGCGGCCCGTCACATCAACAGCGTCTACGCTGGGACGCCGCTGCCGGTCGCCGAACGCGAGCTACATTACGCCGACGAGCCCTATGCGATCGTCCTCGACGAGGAGGCCGATACCTGTGGGATCCTCACCGCGGTCGACGTCATCGAGGTCGCCAAGGTCGTCGAGGGCGAGGAACGCACCGGCGACAGCATGGCCAGCGACGACGACGACTGGAAATGGGAGAGCATCAAGGCCGTCGGCAGCAGGTACCTGCCGACGCGAAACGTCGAGATCCCGACCGCGCCGGTCGAGGAGTTCATGACCGAGGACGTGGTCACGGTGACCAAACAGCGAACGGCCCAAGAGGCCGCCCAGCTCATGATCCGCCACGACATCGAGCAGCTCCCCATGATGGCCGGCGACGAACTCGTGGGCATCGTCCAGGACACCCACCTGCTGGAGGCGCTCGATGAGCGATAGCGACCGCGATTCCGAGGGCCGCACCCTCGCCGAACTCGCGAAACGCCGGGGCTTTTTCTTCCCCTCGAACGGCGTCTACGGCGGCGTCGCGGGCTTTTACACCTACGGCCCCGAGGGCGCGGCGCTCAAGCGCCACCTGGAGGACGCCTGGCGCGATCGCTTTACCGTTCGGGAGGGCAACCGGGAGATCGAGGCGCCGACGGTCATGCCCGAGGCGGTCTTCGAGGCCTCGGGACATCTCGATGGGTTCGACGACATGCTCGTCGAATGTGCGGAGTGTGGCGAGAGCCATCGCGCGGACCACCTGATCGAGGACAACACCGCGATCGAGGACGCGGAAGCGCTCCCCATTTCGGAGGTCGAGGAGCTGATCCGCGAGCACGAGCTCGTCTGT
The DNA window shown above is from Halalkalicoccus jeotgali B3 and carries:
- a CDS encoding PPC domain-containing DNA-binding protein, giving the protein MHYREVRTKREFVARMETGADWREELETLAEEAEIDAGFFYALGAVQDAEIHFYDQREKAYDAVTFEEPLEVAACMGNISWLDAERFAHTHAVLSRPSGQAIAGHLDSGTVFAGECYMREFEDDLVREPDMTTGLDLWL
- a CDS encoding DUF7556 family protein → MSTKATPASAVDGETEVLTSIDDADGEDRVIIADITADGAWLSMPLSDAASLPDCR
- a CDS encoding CBS domain-containing protein, translating into MKVTDAMTPRSALVTVELPGSRDDALEYLQEREFSSVPVIKNENGTETFRGLVSREGLIENPDEDQLALLLEEVPTTTEETSIEELAGLMLRKSARRVPVVDGRLEGIVTITDVIRAIANGEVAGDAEIGDLAARHINSVYAGTPLPVAERELHYADEPYAIVLDEEADTCGILTAVDVIEVAKVVEGEERTGDSMASDDDDWKWESIKAVGSRYLPTRNVEIPTAPVEEFMTEDVVTVTKQRTAQEAAQLMIRHDIEQLPMMAGDELVGIVQDTHLLEALDER